In Campylobacter vicugnae, a genomic segment contains:
- a CDS encoding recombinase family protein — translation MVVAYIRVSTNKQDLEVQKRQIIKYSKEKCIKIDNFISIEMSSKKSAEKRLIKNLIENLGAGDLLITTEISRLGRNMLEVINLVLELHNKGVQICFLRQKELNNFNNPTFKLILSIYAYLAEMERDFISQRTKAGLDNARSKGKKIGRPKNSLSSYYDKDIKVIKYLIKNGNSIKNIWIKLGYNKHKSYGGFYAFCKNRYLI, via the coding sequence ATGGTTGTTGCGTATATTAGAGTTAGTACAAATAAACAAGATTTAGAGGTTCAAAAACGCCAAATTATTAAATACTCTAAAGAAAAATGTATAAAAATTGATAATTTTATCAGTATTGAAATGAGCTCTAAAAAATCAGCAGAAAAAAGATTAATAAAAAATTTGATAGAAAATTTAGGAGCAGGTGATTTACTTATAACTACTGAAATTTCTAGATTAGGTAGAAATATGCTTGAAGTTATTAATTTAGTTTTAGAATTACACAATAAAGGTGTTCAAATTTGTTTTTTAAGACAAAAGGAGCTTAATAATTTTAATAATCCTACTTTTAAACTTATTTTATCAATCTATGCGTATTTAGCAGAAATGGAAAGAGATTTTATATCTCAAAGAACAAAAGCGGGTTTGGATAATGCTCGTTCTAAAGGTAAAAAAATTGGACGACCAAAAAATTCATTAAGTAGTTATTACGATAAAGATATTAAAGTAATTAAATATTTGATAAAAAATGGAAATTCTATTAAAAATATTTGGATAAAACTTGGCTATAATAAGCATAAAAGCTATGGGGGGTTTTATGCTTTTTGTAAAAATAGGTATTTGATTTAA
- a CDS encoding D-glycero-D-manno-heptose 7-phosphate kinase, with protein sequence MKIIRSQTPLRLGLAGGGTDINLYCDKYTGYVLNATISLYVHCTLIERNDGKIIFDSADTKSYGEYPSVMYLENDGNGDIFKAVYNRIVKDFTHKPLSFSLHTYSDVPSGSGLGGSSTLVVGVIQAFVEWLNLPLGEYDIAHLAYEIEREDLGIVGGAQDQYAATFGGFNFMEFYDQKRVIVNPLRIKNWIASELEARTVLYFTNITREAKDIEEHKKGKLGDTKSLEAMHAIKQDAVDMKEALFRADFNKIAQILGKSWQSKKVISEIVTNDELDRIYNLAMSNGAYSGKTSGAGAGGFMFFLVDPVKKYNLIKILNQEQGYVQDFSFTKEGTKSWKL encoded by the coding sequence ATGAAAATTATACGCTCACAAACTCCACTCAGGTTAGGTCTAGCTGGTGGGGGGACGGATATAAATTTATATTGTGATAAATACACTGGATATGTACTAAATGCGACAATATCGCTATATGTGCATTGTACATTAATAGAGCGCAATGATGGCAAAATTATATTTGACTCAGCAGATACTAAATCTTATGGCGAGTATCCAAGTGTTATGTATCTAGAAAATGATGGCAATGGTGATATTTTCAAGGCTGTTTATAATAGAATCGTAAAAGATTTTACTCATAAACCGCTTAGTTTTTCACTGCATACTTACTCAGATGTTCCTAGTGGTAGCGGTCTTGGTGGAAGCTCTACTTTGGTTGTAGGTGTGATTCAAGCATTTGTAGAATGGTTGAATTTACCTCTTGGAGAGTATGATATAGCTCATTTAGCTTATGAGATAGAGCGCGAGGATTTAGGTATTGTAGGTGGCGCTCAAGATCAATATGCAGCTACATTTGGCGGATTTAATTTTATGGAATTTTACGATCAAAAAAGAGTAATTGTAAATCCATTAAGAATTAAAAATTGGATAGCTAGCGAATTAGAGGCTAGGACTGTGCTTTATTTTACCAATATTACTAGAGAAGCCAAAGATATAGAAGAGCATAAAAAGGGCAAACTAGGAGATACAAAATCCCTTGAGGCTATGCATGCAATCAAGCAAGATGCAGTAGATATGAAAGAGGCTTTATTTAGAGCAGATTTTAATAAAATAGCTCAAATTTTAGGTAAATCATGGCAATCTAAAAAGGTTATTTCAGAAATAGTAACTAATGATGAATTAGATAGAATATATAATCTTGCTATGAGTAATGGCGCATATAGTGGTAAAACAAGTGGAGCTGGGGCTGGTGGATTTATGTTTTTCTTAGTCGATCCAGTAAAAAAATATAATTTAATTAAAATTTTAAATCAAGAACAAGGCTATGTGCAAGACTTTTCATTTACTAAAGAAGGAACAAAATCGTGGAAATTATAA
- a CDS encoding D-sedoheptulose 7-phosphate isomerase — protein MEIINNYIKSHFKDSIAVKNQILQDEAIIELIKKVAIEITDAYKNGNKTLLAGNGGSAADAQHIAGEFVSRFYFDRPGIPSIALSTDTSILTAIGNDYGYEKLFARQVQAHGVKGDVFIGISTSGNSANIIEALKICKEKGVISVGLTGQSGGKMADLCDYCIKVPSSSTPRIQESHIVIGHIICAIVEEEIFGKGFN, from the coding sequence GTGGAAATTATAAATAATTATATAAAAAGTCATTTTAAAGATTCTATTGCAGTTAAAAATCAAATTTTGCAAGATGAAGCTATTATAGAATTAATTAAAAAAGTTGCTATAGAGATTACTGATGCCTATAAAAATGGCAATAAAACGCTACTTGCTGGCAATGGTGGAAGTGCTGCTGATGCACAGCATATCGCTGGAGAGTTTGTAAGTCGTTTTTACTTTGATAGACCAGGAATTCCAAGTATAGCATTGAGTACTGATACAAGCATTTTAACAGCAATTGGCAATGACTATGGATATGAGAAGCTGTTTGCAAGACAAGTGCAAGCTCATGGAGTAAAAGGCGATGTATTTATAGGTATTTCTACAAGTGGCAATAGTGCAAATATCATAGAAGCTTTAAAAATTTGCAAAGAAAAAGGAGTAATAAGCGTAGGATTAACTGGACAAAGTGGTGGTAAAATGGCAGATCTTTGCGATTACTGTATCAAAGTCCCTTCAAGTTCTACTCCAAGAATTCAAGAATCGCATATTGTTATAGGTCATATCATTTGTGCTATTGTAGAAGAAGAGATATTTGGTAAGGGATTTAATTAG
- a CDS encoding D-glycero-D-manno-heptose 1-phosphate guanosyltransferase: MDTTKEAIILCGGLGTRLRSVISDIPKPMAPIKNKPFLAFVLEYLKKQNISRVVLAVSYKYEIIQEYFGNSYLGMQILYSIEKEPLGTGGAILEALNLINSDSCYVLNGDTFFDANLDRLKLDNSDICVALKPMKNFDRYGSVDIDNNSYISAFNEKKFTSNGLINGGVYLIKKNIFNSFNLPNKFSFEEFFQENFLIFNAKATVFDDYFIDIGIPQDYKAFIDKNS; encoded by the coding sequence GTGGATACAACCAAAGAAGCAATTATTCTATGCGGTGGGCTTGGAACGCGTCTTAGAAGTGTGATATCAGATATTCCAAAGCCAATGGCGCCAATAAAAAATAAACCTTTTTTGGCGTTTGTATTAGAATATCTAAAAAAACAAAATATTTCTAGAGTTGTTTTAGCGGTTTCATATAAATATGAAATTATACAAGAATATTTTGGAAATTCTTATCTTGGAATGCAGATATTATATAGCATAGAAAAGGAGCCTTTAGGCACTGGTGGAGCTATCTTAGAGGCTTTAAATTTAATAAATAGCGATAGTTGCTATGTATTAAATGGTGATACTTTTTTTGATGCAAATTTAGATAGATTAAAATTAGATAATAGCGATATCTGTGTAGCTTTAAAGCCTATGAAAAACTTTGATAGATATGGAAGTGTTGATATAGATAATAATAGCTATATTTCTGCTTTTAATGAGAAGAAATTTACATCAAATGGATTGATAAATGGTGGAGTTTATTTAATTAAAAAAAATATATTTAACTCATTTAATTTACCTAATAAATTTTCATTTGAAGAGTTTTTTCAAGAAAATTTTTTAATTTTTAATGCTAAAGCTACTGTTTTTGATGATTATTTTATAGATATTGGAATACCACAAGATTATAAAGCCTTTATAGATAAAAACTCTTAG
- a CDS encoding CDP-glycerol glycerophosphotransferase family protein: MSLQKKINKLQRDPKLFFKDMFLKKYIPIKNKAKAITPKKKNGYSKYVIVSAVYNVEKYLNDYFNSIINQRLDFKNNIHIICVDDGSSDNSAKIIKHYQKKYPKNITYIYKENGGQASARNLGLKLLQEDPNLKDKFTWVTFTDPDDFLDRDYFYEVDEFLAKNKNIVTIHAKQMLYFEQFKSYQKHPLSHFKHDKGLVIKDIQNLRMEVQSSTRSIFLIKNILDNNINFYEIQYYEDMAFTIDYYLSCNLNQKVAYLPQCIYYIRKREVANSTMNRSSKDKAYYLDAINICLKTLLDSRNKNNGLFLHAQYSAFSMIIYQIRNLVDNAQKIAFLSDQEKEQYQNLLSKIFELTDSEVISSFNANGNNYFYKFGILNCFKQDTLPYNISYIIDYDCVKEQILVQYYSRQKTSIESIRFDGNEVYPDYEKIIEHNFLDRIFCYEKLLWVHVPKFAKDKLQIFIDGKQSMIGFKNYDHSINSIRKEFDLYNNIEDVWLFIDRDIEADDNAERLYRYVAKNYPNQKIVFALMRDCPDWIRLEKDGFNLIECYSAEFYQIAKKCKFFISSHTPNGYQVKLNIAQKFIFLGHGTDAVDISEYFNKLPIKLRTSTTYEEFDSLFNSKFRYKLTKKEVALTGQARHDALLAGNRTNNKNIMIMPTWRNYLVLPREKTFDRKIADNFLESEYFIKWLSLLNSNALEKLANDYNYTITFVPHFNMRDILNYLNIPNYIKIGYREDGESFQKYFQESDLMITDYTSAAFEMGYLKKPVIYYQFDEEEFFNSHTYTKGYFDYKRDGFGPVVTTQEELLIELEILIKNNCQVGEPYRSNIENTFAFRDGKCCKRIYQAIVELDKPYESKITIEQIRQKAKDALEYECFYEASCRYRYILENFENIDINDIEQYLYCALQSNNGYEASKFLLSIQDKTQFNTHIKIELIKGVLSNNKNSKEEIEWVLDTLENMQIDSNDKLMLTWAKLRIYIYLEKREKIKETINILKNEFNISKDDIDLELYLLRNNILAASTSGGGTDRILCLANNCLNEMIEFIKI; this comes from the coding sequence ATGTCACTACAAAAAAAGATAAATAAATTACAAAGAGATCCAAAGCTCTTTTTTAAAGATATGTTTTTAAAAAAATATATCCCTATAAAAAATAAAGCAAAAGCAATAACTCCAAAAAAGAAAAATGGATATTCTAAATATGTTATTGTTTCAGCCGTATATAATGTAGAAAAATATTTAAATGATTATTTTAACTCTATCATTAATCAAAGATTGGATTTTAAAAATAACATACATATTATATGTGTAGATGATGGCAGCAGCGATAATTCAGCTAAAATCATAAAACATTATCAAAAAAAATATCCAAAAAACATAACATATATTTATAAAGAAAATGGCGGTCAAGCAAGTGCTAGAAATTTAGGACTAAAACTACTCCAAGAAGACCCTAATCTAAAAGATAAATTTACCTGGGTTACATTTACTGATCCAGATGATTTTTTAGATAGGGACTATTTTTATGAAGTAGATGAATTTTTGGCGAAGAATAAGAATATAGTTACTATTCATGCTAAACAGATGTTATATTTTGAACAATTTAAGAGTTATCAAAAGCATCCATTATCACATTTTAAACATGATAAAGGGCTTGTTATAAAAGATATACAAAATCTAAGAATGGAAGTTCAAAGTTCTACGCGCTCCATATTTTTAATAAAAAATATATTAGATAATAATATCAACTTCTATGAAATTCAATATTATGAAGATATGGCTTTTACTATTGATTATTATTTAAGTTGCAATTTAAATCAAAAAGTTGCATATTTACCACAATGCATATACTATATAAGAAAAAGAGAAGTTGCTAACTCCACAATGAATAGAAGCAGTAAAGATAAAGCCTATTACCTTGATGCCATAAATATTTGTTTAAAAACATTGCTTGATAGCAGAAATAAAAATAATGGCTTATTTTTGCACGCGCAATACTCCGCTTTTTCTATGATCATATATCAAATTAGAAATCTTGTGGATAATGCTCAAAAAATTGCCTTTTTGAGCGATCAAGAAAAAGAGCAATATCAAAACTTATTAAGTAAGATATTTGAATTAACAGACAGTGAAGTCATATCCTCTTTTAATGCCAATGGAAATAATTATTTTTATAAATTTGGAATTTTAAATTGCTTTAAACAAGATACATTGCCATATAATATATCTTATATAATAGATTATGATTGCGTTAAAGAACAAATTCTTGTGCAATATTATAGCAGACAAAAAACATCTATAGAATCGATAAGATTTGATGGCAATGAAGTTTATCCTGATTATGAAAAAATTATAGAGCATAATTTTTTAGATAGAATTTTTTGCTATGAAAAATTACTTTGGGTGCATGTTCCTAAATTTGCAAAAGATAAGTTACAAATCTTTATTGATGGTAAGCAATCTATGATAGGATTTAAAAATTATGATCATAGCATCAATAGCATTCGCAAAGAATTTGATCTATATAATAATATAGAAGATGTATGGCTTTTTATCGATAGAGATATAGAAGCTGATGATAATGCCGAACGATTATACAGATATGTAGCAAAAAATTATCCAAATCAAAAAATAGTTTTTGCTTTAATGAGGGATTGCCCAGATTGGATTAGATTAGAAAAAGATGGCTTTAATCTAATTGAGTGTTATAGCGCAGAGTTTTATCAAATTGCTAAAAAATGCAAATTTTTCATAAGCTCTCACACACCAAATGGCTATCAAGTAAAATTAAATATAGCGCAAAAGTTTATATTCTTAGGTCATGGCACCGATGCGGTAGATATATCGGAATATTTTAACAAACTACCTATAAAGTTAAGAACTAGTACGACTTATGAAGAATTTGATTCTTTATTTAATAGCAAATTTCGTTATAAATTAACAAAAAAAGAAGTAGCTTTAACAGGTCAGGCAAGACACGATGCCTTGCTAGCTGGAAATAGGACTAATAATAAAAATATAATGATTATGCCTACATGGAGAAATTATTTAGTTCTACCTAGAGAAAAAACTTTTGATAGAAAAATAGCAGATAATTTCTTAGAATCTGAATATTTTATTAAATGGTTATCTTTACTCAATAGCAATGCGTTAGAAAAACTAGCCAATGATTATAATTATACAATTACATTTGTACCGCACTTTAATATGAGAGATATATTAAATTATTTAAATATTCCAAATTATATTAAAATTGGATACAGAGAAGATGGAGAATCATTTCAAAAATATTTTCAAGAATCAGATTTAATGATAACTGATTATACTAGTGCAGCCTTTGAAATGGGATATCTTAAAAAACCAGTAATCTATTATCAATTCGATGAAGAGGAGTTCTTTAATAGTCATACATATACTAAAGGATATTTTGATTATAAAAGAGATGGTTTTGGCCCTGTTGTCACTACCCAAGAAGAGCTTTTAATAGAGCTTGAAATTTTAATAAAAAATAATTGTCAAGTAGGTGAGCCATATAGATCAAATATAGAAAATACATTTGCTTTTAGAGATGGTAAGTGTTGCAAGAGGATATATCAAGCAATAGTAGAGCTTGATAAGCCATATGAATCAAAAATCACAATAGAGCAAATAAGGCAAAAAGCTAAAGATGCTTTAGAATATGAGTGTTTTTATGAAGCATCTTGCAGATATCGATATATTTTGGAAAATTTTGAAAATATAGATATAAATGATATAGAACAATATCTATATTGTGCATTACAATCAAATAATGGCTATGAGGCTAGTAAATTTCTTTTAAGTATCCAAGATAAAACTCAGTTTAATACTCATATTAAAATTGAGCTTATAAAAGGTGTGCTATCTAATAATAAAAACTCTAAAGAAGAGATAGAGTGGGTACTAGATACTTTAGAAAATATGCAAATAGATAGCAATGATAAATTAATGCTAACTTGGGCTAAACTTAGAATATATATCTATCTTGAAAAACGAGAGAAAATAAAAGAAACCATCAATATTCTTAAAAATGAATTTAACATATCAAAAGATGATATAGATTTAGAATTATATCTTTTAAGAAACAATATTTTAGCAGCTTCTACTTCTGGGGGGGGTACAGATAGAATTCTTTGTTTAGCAAACAATTGCTTAAATGAAATGATTGAATTTATCAAAATTTAA
- a CDS encoding glycosyltransferase family 2 protein: protein MHNKSVGIVIPIYNAAKYLEKCLHSISIQTYKNIKILLIDDGSTDKNVDKIIKSYIQKDNRFIGIKISNSGQGIARNIGIEHFINTDKTDYILFVDSDDYIDENCIEELIKNIDDADFIWFDFRYKFENIKPHSNPTSIENYNLQNKITISNKDWLELSA, encoded by the coding sequence ATGCATAATAAAAGCGTAGGCATAGTTATACCTATTTATAATGCTGCTAAATATTTAGAAAAATGCCTACATTCTATTAGCATACAAACTTATAAAAATATAAAAATATTATTAATAGATGATGGTAGTACAGATAAAAATGTAGATAAAATAATCAAATCCTATATTCAAAAAGATAATAGATTTATAGGTATCAAAATATCAAATTCAGGTCAAGGTATAGCTAGAAATATTGGAATAGAACACTTTATAAATACTGATAAAACAGACTATATTCTCTTTGTGGATTCTGATGACTATATAGACGAAAATTGCATAGAAGAGCTAATAAAAAATATTGATGATGCTGATTTTATATGGTTTGATTTTAGATATAAATTTGAAAATATCAAGCCACATAGCAATCCAACTAGTATTGAAAACTATAATCTTCAAAACAAAATTACTATATCAAATAAAGATTGGTTGGAGTTAAGTGCTTAA
- a CDS encoding adenylyltransferase/cytidyltransferase family protein, with product MKRVLTFGTFDLFHYGHLMVLQRAADLGDELFVGVSSDALNFSKKNRYPIYSQMERMEIIKSLKCVTGVFLEESLELKREYLLKYNANILVMGNDWEGKFDEFKDIVDVVYLPRTPSISTTELIEKIRI from the coding sequence ATGAAGCGTGTCTTAACATTTGGAACATTTGATCTATTTCATTATGGGCATTTGATGGTTTTACAAAGAGCTGCAGATTTAGGAGATGAGCTATTTGTAGGAGTATCATCTGATGCATTGAATTTTTCTAAAAAAAATCGCTATCCTATATATTCTCAAATGGAAAGAATGGAGATAATTAAATCTTTAAAGTGCGTAACCGGAGTGTTTTTAGAAGAGTCGTTGGAGCTAAAAAGAGAATATTTACTTAAGTATAATGCCAATATTTTAGTAATGGGTAATGATTGGGAAGGTAAATTTGATGAATTTAAAGATATAGTAGATGTTGTTTATCTGCCTAGAACACCTAGTATATCTACTACAGAATTAATAGAAAAGATTCGTATATGA
- a CDS encoding CDP-glycerol glycerophosphotransferase family protein — protein MLNPLFNYYFSMGALYYHRNKNYQKALDYYIKANSYNKNNAKCIFKIGMCYFKMQDWNNAKTYIQNAIALNPNQKHWKKQLDQSQNHIESGGISRGKLWWKEVEDLKDEIATKGGNFARYKNLAIALEMMLRFKEAALAYSQALKLLKDLSSIDAEYYYKMGYCYEKGMENQSDLDLAKELYKKAISIDEKLESNLYGIGVFHQNKGLWIDANKAYLEYYNDNISTNHDDNMLYKIGMSFDRLYDWENAAIYYEKALEINYHRPYTHYRLGFVYERQKEYEKAAYYYQEAVARNSEHKPYWYYRLGYCLNKLGKFEEANKAFIEQNITSQNPYGVDDKILKNKAFKDRAIYTHYLENTAIISKTILYETFHGRLMSCNPYAIFLHCINSVDFKDFTHIWVLESAYDMKPEFRKMKNIIVIKRGSHTYLKYLAQSEYLINNTTFHSYFTRREGQKYLNTWHGTPWKSLGKHIKTSFMEHANTQRNFLQTTHIINPSKFVEDVILKDYDIDGTYNGKTLISGYPRIDLTLKKQLQLKERFGIKEGEKVLLYAPTFRGHFGSPRFEAQSIMKHLEKLCIMPFKVLFKGHHETLRYIEGENLNFCSANDRDIDTNELLSIVDVLITDYSSIAFDFMLLDRPIIYFTYDYEEYKNERGLYFDINEITQNRCDTIDDVINLLSNKEFLDKKNRYMHLKDKFFPYEDGDATKRVVDFFFFNKYDDISSNKTNDKINILFFEGPFMPNGITSSMKNLINNIDQEKYRIFLSIEPNSIAPYPERLEQFNDIIDKVHVLPKVGAKNLTLEESYIESKFNPKSNKEQENILQNIYKREFKRIYADSKFDIVINFEGYNVYWARLFAYGTKLKKIIYMHNNMLGEFNKRFPSLEMVFYTYKYYDKLISVSKETKNTNQISLSKNYNIDLNKFDYIENAINYQEIIEKSNIALPASIENAYFQNRFKVFINVARLSIEKDQEKLIRAFKDVNTKYPNTKLIILGDGPLKEKLENLIKRLKLKKSVFLLGRISNPYPYLKKADCFVMSSNHEGQGLAMIEALILKKPVISTNFSCAYDVLDSGKYGLIVNNNINCLAEAMKKFISQGLKFNTFKYKEYSEKAILDFYNII, from the coding sequence ATGTTAAACCCTCTATTTAATTACTATTTTTCTATGGGAGCTTTATATTATCATCGTAACAAAAACTATCAAAAGGCACTTGATTACTATATTAAAGCAAATTCTTATAATAAAAATAATGCTAAATGTATTTTTAAAATCGGAATGTGTTATTTTAAAATGCAAGATTGGAATAATGCAAAAACATATATTCAAAATGCAATAGCATTAAATCCAAATCAAAAACACTGGAAAAAACAATTAGATCAATCTCAAAACCATATAGAATCTGGCGGCATATCCCGTGGTAAGCTTTGGTGGAAGGAAGTAGAGGATTTAAAAGATGAGATTGCAACTAAAGGCGGTAATTTTGCAAGATATAAAAATCTTGCTATTGCTCTTGAGATGATGTTAAGGTTTAAAGAAGCTGCATTGGCCTATTCCCAAGCATTAAAATTATTAAAAGATTTATCTAGTATTGATGCTGAATATTATTATAAAATGGGTTATTGTTATGAAAAAGGCATGGAGAATCAAAGCGATTTAGATTTAGCAAAAGAGTTATACAAAAAAGCAATATCCATTGATGAAAAATTAGAATCAAATTTATATGGAATAGGCGTATTCCATCAAAATAAAGGTCTATGGATAGATGCTAATAAAGCATATTTAGAATATTATAATGATAATATATCAACTAACCACGATGATAATATGCTATATAAAATAGGAATGAGTTTTGATAGGCTTTATGATTGGGAAAATGCAGCTATATATTATGAAAAAGCATTAGAGATTAATTATCATAGGCCTTATACTCATTATAGATTGGGTTTTGTTTATGAGAGACAAAAAGAGTATGAAAAAGCAGCTTATTATTATCAAGAAGCTGTAGCTCGCAATAGCGAACATAAACCATATTGGTATTATAGGCTGGGGTATTGTCTTAATAAATTAGGCAAATTTGAAGAAGCAAATAAAGCATTTATAGAACAAAATATAACTTCGCAAAACCCGTATGGTGTTGATGATAAAATATTAAAAAATAAAGCTTTTAAAGATAGAGCTATATATACTCATTATCTGGAAAATACCGCAATCATATCAAAAACTATATTGTATGAAACATTCCATGGCAGACTCATGAGTTGTAATCCATATGCTATATTTTTACATTGTATTAATAGTGTTGATTTTAAAGACTTTACGCATATATGGGTACTTGAAAGCGCTTATGATATGAAACCTGAATTTAGAAAAATGAAGAATATAATCGTAATCAAAAGAGGAAGTCATACATATCTAAAATATCTAGCACAATCAGAGTATTTAATTAATAATACAACTTTTCATTCATATTTTACTAGAAGAGAAGGACAAAAATATCTAAATACATGGCATGGGACACCTTGGAAATCGCTTGGCAAGCATATTAAAACCAGTTTTATGGAGCATGCTAATACTCAAAGGAATTTTTTACAAACTACTCACATAATAAACCCTAGTAAATTTGTAGAAGATGTCATATTGAAAGATTATGATATAGATGGTACTTATAATGGCAAAACTCTTATTAGTGGCTATCCTAGAATAGACTTAACCTTAAAAAAACAATTGCAATTAAAAGAGAGATTTGGTATTAAAGAAGGGGAGAAGGTTTTATTATACGCTCCTACATTTAGAGGACATTTTGGAAGTCCAAGATTTGAGGCTCAAAGCATCATGAAACACTTAGAAAAGTTGTGCATAATGCCCTTTAAAGTTCTCTTTAAAGGGCATCATGAAACACTTAGATATATAGAAGGGGAGAATTTAAATTTTTGCAGCGCAAATGATAGAGATATAGATACAAATGAACTTTTAAGTATTGTGGATGTATTGATTACTGATTATTCTAGTATTGCATTTGATTTTATGCTGCTTGATAGACCTATTATATATTTTACATATGATTATGAAGAATATAAAAATGAGCGTGGATTATATTTTGATATAAACGAGATTACACAAAATCGCTGCGATACTATAGATGATGTGATAAATCTATTATCTAATAAAGAATTTTTAGATAAGAAAAATAGATATATGCACCTAAAAGATAAATTTTTTCCTTATGAAGATGGAGATGCTACTAAGCGTGTTGTCGATTTCTTTTTCTTTAATAAATATGATGATATATCATCAAATAAAACAAATGATAAGATAAATATTTTATTTTTCGAAGGACCATTTATGCCAAATGGTATAACAAGCTCAATGAAAAATTTGATCAATAATATAGATCAAGAAAAATATAGAATATTTTTATCAATTGAACCAAATAGCATAGCTCCATATCCTGAGAGATTAGAGCAATTTAATGATATCATTGATAAGGTTCATGTTTTGCCTAAAGTAGGTGCCAAGAATCTTACATTAGAAGAATCTTATATAGAAAGTAAATTTAACCCAAAATCAAACAAAGAACAAGAAAATATCTTACAAAATATTTATAAAAGAGAATTTAAACGCATTTACGCTGATAGTAAATTTGATATAGTTATTAATTTTGAAGGTTACAATGTCTATTGGGCTAGATTGTTTGCATATGGTACAAAATTAAAGAAAATTATTTATATGCATAATAATATGCTAGGAGAATTTAATAAACGATTTCCTAGTTTAGAAATGGTATTTTACACTTATAAATATTATGATAAACTAATATCAGTATCAAAAGAGACAAAAAATACAAATCAAATAAGTTTATCAAAAAACTACAATATAGATTTAAATAAATTTGACTATATAGAAAATGCGATAAACTATCAAGAGATTATAGAAAAAAGTAATATAGCATTGCCTGCTAGTATTGAAAATGCTTATTTTCAAAATAGATTTAAGGTATTTATAAATGTAGCTAGATTATCTATAGAAAAAGATCAAGAAAAATTAATTCGTGCTTTCAAAGATGTGAATACAAAATATCCAAATACCAAGTTAATAATACTAGGAGATGGACCTTTAAAAGAAAAATTAGAAAATTTAATCAAAAGATTAAAATTAAAAAAATCTGTATTTTTACTTGGTAGAATATCAAATCCATACCCTTATTTAAAAAAAGCAGATTGCTTTGTAATGAGTTCAAATCATGAAGGGCAAGGTTTGGCTATGATAGAAGCTTTAATTCTAAAAAAACCAGTTATTAGTACTAATTTTTCTTGTGCTTATGATGTATTAGATAGTGGTAAATATGGATTAATTGTAAATAACAATATAAATTGTTTAGCAGAAGCTATGAAAAAATTTATATCTCAAGGATTAAAATTTAATACATTTAAGTACAAAGAATATAGTGAAAAAGCAATACTCGATTTTTATAATATTATTTAG
- a CDS encoding glycosyltransferase, which yields MIYKYYFENAYFQNRFKVFINVARLSIEKDQEKLIRAFKDVNTKYPNTKLIILGDGPLKEKLENLIKRLKLKKSVFLLGRISNPYPYLKKADCFVMSSNHEGQPVTLLESLVLDKYIIATDIAGNRSVLEKNGGILVDNTIEGLKNAMIDYINGKKLCNNFNPFIYNTNLMNKFYQECRDV from the coding sequence ATTATATATAAATATTATTTTGAAAATGCTTATTTTCAAAATAGATTTAAGGTATTTATAAATGTAGCTAGATTATCTATAGAAAAAGATCAAGAAAAATTAATTCGTGCTTTCAAAGATGTGAATACAAAATATCCAAATACCAAGTTAATAATACTAGGAGATGGACCTTTAAAAGAAAAATTAGAAAATTTAATCAAAAGATTAAAATTAAAAAAATCTGTATTTTTACTTGGTAGAATATCAAATCCATACCCTTATTTAAAAAAAGCAGATTGCTTTGTAATGAGTTCAAATCATGAAGGGCAGCCTGTAACTTTATTAGAGTCATTGGTTTTAGATAAATATATTATTGCTACTGATATCGCAGGCAATAGAAGCGTCTTAGAGAAAAATGGTGGAATATTAGTAGATAACACCATAGAAGGGTTGAAAAATGCCATGATAGACTATATAAATGGAAAAAAATTATGCAACAACTTTAATCCATTTATATACAATACTAATTTAATGAATAAATTTTATCAAGAATGTAGAGATGTGTAG